GGTAACATTCGTATTGGCGATAAAGAGCTTAATTTCTCTCAAAAAGTAACGAAGAAAGATATTGTCAATCTTCGTACGCAAACAGGTATGGTATTCCAGCACCATAATCTATTCCCGCATTTAACAGCACTTCAAAATGTAATGGAAGGGCTCGTTACAGTGAAAAAGATGGGGAAAGAAGAAGCGAAGAAAAAAGCAAACTATTTCCTTGAAAAAGTTGGTCTTGCGGATAAAGTAGACTTATATCCGTTCCAACTATCAGGCGGACAACAACAGCGCGTTGGAATTGCTCGCGCGCTTGCAATGGAACCAGAAGTGTTGCTATTTGATGAGCTGACATCAGCGCTTGATCCTGAGCTAGTTCAAGAAGTTCTGAAGGTCATGAAAGAGCTTGCTAAAGAAGGCATGACAATGGTCATTGTAACGCACGAAATGCGCTTTGCACATCAAATTGCGAACCGTGTTATTTTCATGGATGGCGGTGTCGTTGTCGAACAAGGTACACCAGAAGATGTATTTACAAATCCAAAAGAAGAACGTACGAAGAAGTTTTTACAAATGTTGCAATAAATGAAGGAAGGTCTCAAGGCATATGCCTTGAGACCTTTTTGCCATATATATTTATTTGTGGAATCCGCCAAGGCTTTGCTCAGCCATTGCAACTAGACGTTTTGTGATTTCGCCACCAACAGAA
This genomic window from Bacillus anthracis str. Vollum contains:
- a CDS encoding amino acid ABC transporter ATP-binding protein, with protein sequence MISIQHLQKSFGDNTVLKHIDLTVEKGEVVVIIGPSGSGKTTFLRCLNVLETPNAGNIRIGDKELNFSQKVTKKDIVNLRTQTGMVFQHHNLFPHLTALQNVMEGLVTVKKMGKEEAKKKANYFLEKVGLADKVDLYPFQLSGGQQQRVGIARALAMEPEVLLFDELTSALDPELVQEVLKVMKELAKEGMTMVIVTHEMRFAHQIANRVIFMDGGVVVEQGTPEDVFTNPKEERTKKFLQMLQ